Genomic DNA from Ctenopharyngodon idella isolate HZGC_01 chromosome 1, HZGC01, whole genome shotgun sequence:
gtgtgtgtatatatgtgtatatatatatatatatatatatatatatatatatatatatatatatatatatatatatatatatatatatatataatatgtgtgtgtataaaactagtgctgtcaatcgattaaaaaaatgactaaTTGCAATGACTAATTGCAATTAGTCTAATAATAGACTAATgactaatttttctgtaattaatcgcaattaatcacacctaacattgaagtttttaattgatttttatatatattaattatatataataattttaatctccaaattaatgtaaaaacaacataaagacaatatattttaaatatttgatctaacaggTAGAAAATATCCagaaagttatcaaacacttcataGTCTTAACTGTATAATTTAGATTATTGATTTagatttgtattcatttttattaaagctacaaaagttattcagttaaGAGCAGTGattgatttcctttttcttttgttctttgattaacattaatggcaGGCTGTagctggtttattaggctgctgtcactttaagacctgtcACACATGACGCAGATCTGAATCCTATTTTCTCACAATCCTTTGtgttcatttaagactttatttaactcattttaaGACTGCTTAATGAGAATACTCAGcaaaacaggcattttgacataatgttgttgtgtttttatccATTCACAtgcgaaagagagctcaatgcGGCCAGCGAGCAGTCTGAAGTGGCTTTCTGTGCACTCGATTCGTGTGTGACTGTCACACAGACAGGAGATTCACAGAAGCGCACCAATactaagttctttttttttaagttcttttttttgcGTCTTattgtgcttgaatggtttaatagcacttgaatgaatgatagcgtgatcatataatataatgcaagctaaaggatgacagaaaattTATTGCGTTTCTAACCCgttaaattgaaaaaattaatcgcatgcaTTAACGTTAatattgacagcactaatataaacatacacatagtgtgtatatttatatacactatgcattttttttttaatttaattttttactttatttatggGATTGTGCAGAAATGAGCATTACtacattatgtaatatatagaACATTTTTGCGTGCAATgtctatcaaaaaaaaaataaaaaatcttcattGTTATATATCCTACACTtgctataatataaaattgtacTATATAACTTGGACCGTGATATAAAATGTAGGTCATACCGCCCACCTCTAAACTCTACCAGTATTTGTTTCCCTATtcgcatttttattttttctcttatGTTGACCATGTGCTTTTCTTAGCTCCTGTTTATCAGCCTGTTATGTTAACATAGAGTGCGAAATGTGTTGAATCAGAGATTGTAGGTGATTGTGTAAGTTTAGATTTGATAGTTTAGTCAACGTTTGTCTTATAAGTTCCTGGCTACATTTGAAATAGTACCTAATGGCTCGTTTCCACCAAGTGGCAcggctcagttcagttcagtatgATTCGGGATGGTAAACCTTGGTCCGGCTTGCGTTTCCACTGCCAACCGTACCCCCTTACTTGATAAGGTGTGGGGTATGCCAGAAAGTAGCGATCAACGTCATTCTTGCGTGAAGAAGAAAGTGACAATAAACAATGGAGGACATGCAGCAGCTTTGTTTGAGCAAAGGCTGAAGGCCGCAAAGAAAAACAGCCGAAAAATACACATTGTGTTGCGGTATTGTTATTGTTGTGTTTACGGTATTGTTATTCCCTTTGTAGCATGCGCACATGACGATcctctgtcaaccaatcaacgttCTGCAGTGAGTGTAGCTCCACCCTTTTGGTACTGGTACTATTGTGCTAGGTACCCCAATggaagggtcccaaaaaagtAGTAGGGTACGGTTCAGAAttagggtaccattcacaacttctgacaatGGAAGTGGCAAAAATTGCATACCGCACTGTACTGAACCATTCCGCTCAATGAAAACAAGCCATATTAGTCGTCTGTTCTGTAGAAAAGACTGCAAAGGCTCTGTTGAGTTAATTGTACCCTCTTGTACATACTATTCTTTAATTAAGTgactgtttgtttgcttttgtaTGTCCGTGTTCAATCAGGCGGTCATCAGGACAACTACAAGGCGATGTGGTTCGAGCGACGTGTCGACCCGGCGACAGGAGAGCCCACACACATCTACAGAGGGGGATATTGGGAGGCCAAGGAGCAGGGCAGCTGGGACTCCTGCCCGGATATCTTCTGATCCGAATCACGCACATGCCCCACAACACCCTCACTTTCCCCTTGTccagaaaaaacaaatcaaacgaAAGCTCAGTCAGCTCCCCCATTCTCTCTTTCCTATCGTAGTATATCAAGATACACGTTCTCACTCTTGCCAGCCGTGCTCTAATCAGTGGACATTAAAGGGACATCGAAATGGTTCGGGAATGTTCTCCCACCACCGTCCACTGTGTGTCGCTCTCTATTCCTCGTGCTCACGGGGTTATTAAAGCATAGGGTTCATGGTTCAGTAGACGCTAGCGTTAGAAAAACATCCTTCTGAATCCCTTTCCTGCTCCACACGTCTTCCTCAGGCTGTGGACGTCACCTTCTTAAACATCCCGGGGATATGGAGGCCTGTTTGctcttgtgtatgtgtgtgtgacttaGCGAATGTGTGATTGAGTTTAGAGAAGCGCTGTAGTGCTCTTTGTTTGCGTGAGAGACGTAGTTTAAGAGCTCGCCTTGGTTTGTGGATTTTAAAGAAGTAGTTCGCATTAATATGAAAGATCTGTCATTGCTTACTCACAGCCTCATTGCTATTGCAGCTCTTTTGTCAAGCACCAAAAAACACATGATAGAAGTATCATGAAAGGAGTCTGTGACGCtatatattccaagtcttctgaatcTATACGATGCAAGGAATTTCGACTGGCACACTAATTACGACGCAAGAACCAGTGGTTTTGGAGTCAATGACCATCAAATcgcacctttttttttaaaatgagctTTGGCACATGTGAAGATTATCATTGAATAGCAATGTAAATTTCAGTCTTTCCTCACAATAAGCTATcgtattatttgaaataatgaaatataagtCGTATGCatcacttttatggtgcttttgagTCGTTATTTTGGTCCTTTTGACAGCTGTTCTACAGAAAAACTCAATATGTGTATTTGAACAACCCGAGGGCGAGTAGATAATGGCAcaattttcatcatttttgcatgaactattcctttgaaACCAATCACACTTGTAATGTCCTCATTAGAAGCTGAGAGGACCGTGTCAGCCTCATTCTGATACTCTAACACCCACTAAAATCACTTAAACTGACTAAAGAATTGTCCATAACCTACAGAACAGCATATCTGCTGATCCTCACGAGGGATTGTGCTGGTCTTTTCAGGAAAGCATCAATGTAGCCAGAGGAACACGTTGCACTGcttggttttagtttcagtgtTTGAAACCGACAAGTGATGTGTAGAGCACGAGACACCAAAGGAACAACCTGTTTGTTAATGTTCTCCTTTAGCCTGGTCACAGATGCTTTATGGTTCTGCGGTGTCCACAAACTGAGGCGCTCAAGTGTGTGTGAGACTGAGTGTATTCAAATGGGCATGTGAGGTCAAGGGAGAACTCTCAAACtactctgtgtatgtgtgtgtgtgtgtgtgtgtgtgatcatgaGTAACGTATTTGGGGTTTGTTGTATATTCCAgtgaaacaaaaaagaaaactcacattttattttcaagTGTACTTAAAACACATGCGTGGGGAAAAAAGCAAGAATACAGCAATGCAAAAACATTGCcgatatttgtgtatatatatcaaTTACTGAAGTAAAATATTCATACTAATAATACCAATTCTTCTAATGCTGAAACTGACAGCTAGAGTTATAATTATGATGGTAATTTTGATGTAGTTTGAGGGTTCAACACAATTATTTGGactttttatctgttttttgtttggttttttttgtctttttgataTGGGAAGCGATGACACATCTGTTTTCTCCCATAGCAAAGATGTGTTTTGATTATTGTCCTTTAATGGATCCAGACTAatggaaattttatatatatgtacatcTATCCCATCATTGTCCTATTCCGTTAAAACGGCCGTGAATTCAGTTATACTGCTGTTTGTAATCATTACAGTTTTCTTTGTTTGCAGTCTCTTTTTATTTGTACAACTGTcatcatttgatttattttcattgaCCGTCATTTCTCAAGTTTTTCCTTACTACCGCTGGTTTTCATTCTTGTTTGTCCTGTTTGTGTTGTCCCTCTCTTGGCCTCTGATCATTGTGTTACGGCACAGAATTGCTCTTGACTGTCGTCATGGtgcagatgatgatgatgataataataaaagctGGTTTGAAAAGGAAACGGTCAAACACACAACAGTCTGTCACGCCTGTCATTATGAAGTGTCACACTTtacatattttgtgtatttttcttAGAGATAATGAATGGAATTGCAGTTGGTGGGTAAGTTTCGGTTTCCTGCCTTCTGCTCTGGAGGACCGCCACCCTTTTTACAAGAAGCAGGATTCTCATGTGATTTTATAgtcatggaatttttttttttttttttttttttgctccaaaTTGTTTCATTGGCTAAATATTGCTAGATACTCCTcagttggattttttttttttttttttttaagtcttgaGAAATGTGTACACTAAGAAGtattatttaaatcagttaatttcAAGGATTAGTACTGTATGTAAAACTGCTAGACATACAAACCGCCCATATTCTctataaaatgaattttaattaattgtgaaaGTCTGGAAAAGTCTTTGAAATTCATTGGTCAAAGTGTGTTCAATGCCCTTTAGTTTTGGAATTTTTTAACTCTGAACTCCTCATTagtgtaaaatacatttttaatctgTTGATATAAATCATATCAGAGCAGTAAATGAGTAAAATACACTTGCCCATCACAGTCAATGAAATGTGTCatggtaaaatgcttaaattgATGGATATGATTGTCTTCTTTTAATCATGTATTGCACATTTACCCTGTTAAATTTGACCGGTTTCtttgtgtaaatgttttaagTCGTAATACCTACTACTGACAAAAAGTTTATAACATTTAACTCAATGCACacaagttattattattactttagttctaataatatattttgaattagatttgaacttaattttttttttttttttttttttttatctttttaggAACAAGCTTAAACACATCACATAGGcctatgtttgtttttaaattagtattttcattttagtaaatttcttgtgtttttgtctgttttatttattttgttttgttttagtaattttaatcaaattactgtagaatataaatataaataatgtatattataatgttttctatataggctatatgtattattttagttattttgtcaattaatgtaaatgtgttttaatagtTTGGTTTAGTTAATAAGACCGACACTGCATTATTCAGGGATCTGAAAACTAGTACACAGGTTAAGTTTCTATTTCCCAGCTCTGAGCTTTTCAAAGGGGGCGTGTCCTGAAgggatcattttaaaatgagctgCAGCATCTTCCTCTGCTGTTCGGTGAGACGGTGAACTTCACTCACTACAGATCAATAACCAGATCACTGCAAGAAACTTGGAGGATCTTCACCATACAAGGTATACAAGTTAAGATACTTGTGTTGTCCATAAAGACAGtattttaaatgcttgtgtTGCTTAAAACCCATGTGCTTCTCTTCCAATGCTTTAGGGAGATACTGAGAAGCAGTGGGATATGGGATAGGTAGTTGGCATCATGCTCTCACTGGCCtttgataaagaaaaaaaaatatatgatagAGAATGAGTATTTTGAATGTTCTCAATATCTCAATTTTATGGTCTTATGTTTGCACTGTTGAAAACAATTTCATATGgttttgtataattgtattatacattgtattgaattttatatatatatatatatatatatatgtaatacaCTAAATTGTAGCTACTAATACTAAGTACTACTAATAATAGCTACTAATTTCATCTTCAACGGTGTAATTAGATTGTTGCTAATTACTTTCTCAATCTCATATCAGACCAGatgaacaatacaaggataggCTTGAActgctttttaattttaaataaatacaaaattgcataaattattcttgaactaaCCAAAGTATTTCAagggagaaggttacattaaaaacatacattttaacatcagatgaaattctgatgttaaatccactattgttttacatttgttctatagtctatatagtatttaatgcaattacatcagaaataactgtaattaaattaagctacagaaaaattaagagtaatcccttactttttcaaggggaaagtaattaaattacagtaattaatttcTTAGTAATGCATTGTATTGAATTGTACAATGGTCATAACAGTGAAATGAAAAAAGCCAAAAAGGTTGATTTAAAAGTGgtggaaaataaaaatggtgACCAATTACAGCATCTAAAATGCACTTTTAGATTTTAACTTTACATGAAAAAGTCCAATGTTTTTATGCTTAggcactgatttttttttttttttttttttttaattactggcTCCTTGTGTTTTACTAtcattttaaatctttaaatatttcatcattggctctctctctctcacacagtcGTCCATCATGGTGGTGAGCACCCTGAATGAACTGCCCCTGCTGAAATGCTCCGGCTTCGGTCAGCCGTGGCCGAGACATGGCCTGGACCTGTTGTACTGGTTTGCTCATGACTATATAGACTTAAGCAATGGTGAAATTGTCCCCTGGTTCAGGCCTCAGAATGGAAACTTTGGCTTTCACAAGTACCACAACAGAATTGAAGAAGAGGATCACATTGTGCCCATTCAGAATCTCCCATACTATGAGGTGGGCAACCTGAATTATCCAGGAGCAGAGCAGCTCCCAGATTATGTCACGGCAAAATACAACCGCAGTAGGCCTATTCTTGACAGTAACAAGGATCGCATTATTGTGCGTCTGGACGAAAATGGCAGCTTCAACAGGGTGTATGTGACTGAACACAGCGACCTGAAACGATTCGACAGCAGCAAAACCTACCGCGTGAGTCAGGGCCTCCTCCAGATCATCCAGAACATGAGTCGAGATCAGTATCTCTCTGTGGTCACCAACACCCGAGAGGAACATGTCAGACTACAGAGTCAGAGTTACGAGACGCCGTCTAACAACGACTCCTGGTGTGCCATTCTTTAAATATAAAGAGCCTGCCATTCATCTACTCTCattttattatagaaatatttttaatataatcttttacattaaactgattaaaatattCATTAGTGATGTGCGGGAAATCGCGCCTTTATGAATCGATTGTGTGAATCGAAGCACGTACCTGTccaagtcacgtgatttcagcaaacGAGGCTTCGTTGTATCCTACTGTTTTGAAATGTAAGTGCTGTGAGGATGGGGtggtattaaatgtattaaacgTGTGGTTGTCAGTGAATCTCGAGTCATTTTTACCATGTAAGTTGATTAGAATGCATTTACAGGACTTTAACCAACTGATGTCGTCAGCGTGCAGAGTTTCGAGCGCCCGAAGATTCATTTGGTTCAGTTCAATTGGTTCAGTTGAATCGAAGCCTTACTTCTCCCGTCACTATTatgttatttcatgtttataatcacacatatttattcatttgctgTTTTCCTTTCATTTCTATTCAATATGTGATTTCTCTGTCTtggtttgaaataaaatgactttGGAAACTCATACTTCaaactgttctttttttttttttttttttgtgtaaatgcaTCTCTTTCAGTAATAGCTATCAGATGCCCTTGAAAACAGGTGCTACATGTGAGGGGGACTGGGGCtgattgacagaattttcattctttattgagtatttctgATTTATCAAACAATATGATTTTAGTGTTAAAAGGGAAGCAACAAACAGAaaagattaaaatgaaatttgataCCAAACTAATTTCACAACTCACATTTGCCTGTCATAGTTCTTCGGCTATTGTCATGCAATTATGTGCATGGAGCAGCATCAGTTCCTGTTTGCAGATCTTTGCTCCACCCACAAAAGGCATTATTAGAGTATAAATACCCTCCCATCACTTCTGCAGGGTAGGGTGGATTTGTTTTATGTGTTCATCTAGCTGATTATTATTGCTATATATTACTGCTATTATTTACAGTTACAAAACCAGATTAAGAGCATCTATATAACGTCTTTGACACAAGCTGCTACATGTAAGGAACTGCTGGATACAACAATCTTTTTCAAATGCAGAATTATCAGAGACACGGTGAGAGCATTAAATAGTCTCTGTTGAGagaccttttatttatttaaaaacataaattatgaatttCAATCAAATCAGCTGTAATAGACAATCTGGAATTCtttgtttttacttaaaattttattgcattttgcagtttttctgtaagtttgataataaaaaaatatccttcTTTTCATTACAAGTGCACCATTGTTAGAGTAAAATCAGTcgtgttttttacatttttacaagaGAATAACCAGGAATATGATGAGAACCCTAAATGAATTGTCTGATCTGAGAGAGACCAGGTTTGGTCAGCCGCCTCCCAGACACGGTCTGATCTTGCTGTGGTGGTTTGCTCATGAATGTGTTCAGATTGACTTTAATGGACTGCACAGTGGGACCCTGCAAGTGGAGCTTTTGGCTTTAATCGATTCCATAATATGGATGGACCTCTTCTTGACACTAATCTCCCATACTATGAGGTGGGAAACCTGAACATCAACTGACTCACTGCCTGAATATGTCACTGAGGATTACACAGGATATTTAGACGACAGCAATACTGATCgcatcattgttttatttaaaccaaGCTGGTCAGCTCCACGATTCAACAGGCTTTATGTGGCACAGCACTCAGATCAGGTGAACTTTGACTGGAATCACACTTAAAGAGTTAAACCAGGAAAAATTCCTCAGAGAACCTATGAATGATTCTTATCAGATTACTGTAGAACAGAACTGCAGATGCTCAGTTTCCATTTCCAGCTCAGTCAGTGAAGAGTGAACCTTATCAGAGTCAAAGGTCACATTCATCCACTGCGACTGTGAAAAAATTCTGCACTGTGCTAAtgctcatttttgttgttttcttctttgcttttaataattaaaatatagttttcatgctgtttgttttgtttgtttttaattgtattgCAGCTTGTCTCTATTTGGACAAATGGCTTATTTGGATGCTAAATGAACATAATCAATGATAagtatgtttaaatataattataaatatatgctCAAATTCTATAAATTTAAGATATGATGTTGTTGAGCTTTGCATGTTTATCACTTGATTACAATGATGTAGATAAATATTTTAGCTCGAGGGAGACATGATGAAACTTTAATATGAAATCTGAATATGAGTGAGACATTACAGTTGAATCTAAAGTAGCTTTAATGTAAATCCCATCATGAACAGTCCCTAATGTGTTTCTGCATAAGTTTTTCTTTCCGAATTATTTcgaattatttttttcttttctgagtttctgttcatcaaaacaGAAACGCATGTAAAAACCTGTGGGATAACTAATGTTTGTTACTTACTATAGAGTAGTTCCTGTCACTAGTTCAGTGACATCAGCAAATACGCAGTGTTTTCATGTC
This window encodes:
- the LOC127516698 gene encoding uncharacterized protein LOC127516698, whose translation is MVVSTLNELPLLKCSGFGQPWPRHGLDLLYWFAHDYIDLSNGEIVPWFRPQNGNFGFHKYHNRIEEEDHIVPIQNLPYYEVGNLNYPGAEQLPDYVTAKYNRSRPILDSNKDRIIVRLDENGSFNRVYVTEHSDLKRFDSSKTYRVSQGLLQIIQNMSRDQYLSVVTNTREEHVRLQSQSYETPSNNDSWCAIL